A region from the Candidatus Binatia bacterium genome encodes:
- a CDS encoding aconitase family protein, whose translation MHLTTVSRKIRGKALILWDPKRPGKKRDAIDTDQITPAEDCVSESLATLDEKWKSGAFRHVMPDFRARVHGGETFLVAGDRFAIGSSREMSPAGLKGIAEEAGLEMVVVCGGNMGDIFRRNALNLGLQVVQSPEAVEDARDGDEFELDVESRELTNVTQGKRYVPKALTAKEEEIRKGGGIFAMGRREVSAARGRVPAVEFPDPITASRMTATEQILWAHRVDKNAEVRPGATIQAYADLLPASDGTAPFSIHTFRQIVGDVAAVPRLAAIANDHFVFTGKDADEKQTGISREFAARHGIKAPYYAPPGTGIFHFYFPEQGLVIPGGFYPGADSHSRAYGAYGAVGIGVGSTTLGFGWATGYVYVTVAKQRRVAFRGKLQPWVGGKDIVLKLLSGWGVKQSQGMSVEFLDEGGQLPIPYRNTIANMMAEAEAMNGIFPQDAVTDEWFRDRGFKLRYPRVAPGEDAVYELDETLDLSGVAPMIAKPFSPGNAYPAEEVATERLTFQKAMIGSCTNGGYDDLLSAALVLRGARAMGIDRVKGKHEFIVFPGSGTVKLQIENPDPRLNGESIAQVLRAAGAEIRESWCGPCFGQGPDALESGERAITSFNRNWQNRMGVGGEGYLASPAVVASSALAGYMAPPSELGLVWDPEAFT comes from the coding sequence ATGCACCTGACGACCGTCTCTCGAAAGATCCGCGGCAAGGCGCTCATCCTGTGGGACCCCAAGCGCCCCGGGAAGAAGCGCGACGCCATCGATACCGACCAGATCACGCCGGCTGAGGACTGCGTCTCGGAGAGTCTCGCCACCCTGGACGAGAAGTGGAAGTCGGGCGCCTTCCGCCACGTCATGCCCGACTTCCGCGCGCGGGTGCACGGGGGGGAGACCTTCCTGGTCGCGGGCGACCGCTTCGCGATCGGCTCCTCGCGCGAGATGTCGCCCGCGGGTCTCAAGGGGATCGCCGAGGAGGCGGGGCTCGAGATGGTCGTGGTCTGCGGCGGCAACATGGGGGACATCTTCCGGCGGAACGCGCTCAACCTGGGATTGCAGGTGGTGCAGAGTCCCGAAGCGGTCGAGGACGCGCGCGACGGGGATGAGTTCGAGCTGGACGTCGAGTCGCGCGAGCTCACGAACGTGACGCAGGGGAAGCGCTACGTGCCCAAGGCGCTCACCGCCAAGGAAGAGGAGATCCGGAAAGGCGGCGGCATCTTCGCCATGGGGCGGCGCGAGGTTTCGGCCGCGCGGGGGCGGGTTCCGGCGGTCGAATTCCCCGATCCGATCACCGCGAGCCGGATGACCGCGACCGAGCAGATCCTCTGGGCGCACCGGGTCGACAAGAACGCCGAGGTTCGTCCCGGCGCGACGATCCAGGCCTACGCCGATCTCCTTCCCGCGTCCGACGGGACGGCGCCTTTCTCCATCCACACCTTCCGCCAGATCGTGGGGGACGTGGCCGCGGTTCCACGCCTCGCGGCGATCGCGAACGACCACTTCGTCTTTACCGGGAAGGACGCCGACGAGAAGCAGACCGGCATCTCGCGCGAGTTCGCCGCACGACATGGGATCAAGGCCCCGTACTACGCGCCGCCCGGGACCGGGATCTTTCATTTCTATTTCCCGGAGCAGGGGCTCGTGATTCCAGGCGGTTTCTATCCGGGGGCAGACTCCCACAGCCGCGCCTACGGCGCCTACGGCGCCGTAGGAATTGGCGTGGGAAGCACCACGCTCGGCTTCGGCTGGGCGACGGGGTACGTCTACGTCACCGTGGCGAAGCAGCGGCGGGTCGCGTTCCGGGGGAAGCTCCAGCCGTGGGTGGGCGGGAAGGACATCGTCCTGAAGCTCCTCTCCGGCTGGGGGGTGAAGCAGTCGCAGGGGATGAGCGTGGAGTTCCTGGACGAGGGAGGCCAGCTGCCCATCCCCTACCGCAACACCATCGCCAACATGATGGCCGAGGCGGAGGCGATGAACGGGATCTTCCCGCAAGATGCCGTGACCGACGAGTGGTTCCGGGACCGCGGGTTCAAGCTGCGCTACCCGAGAGTCGCGCCGGGCGAGGACGCGGTCTACGAGCTGGACGAGACGCTCGACCTCTCGGGCGTCGCCCCGATGATCGCCAAGCCGTTCAGTCCCGGGAACGCCTATCCCGCCGAAGAGGTCGCGACCGAGCGGCTCACGTTCCAGAAAGCGATGATCGGAAGCTGCACCAACGGCGGCTACGACGACCTGCTCTCGGCGGCGCTCGTCCTGCGTGGAGCCCGGGCCATGGGGATCGACCGCGTGAAGGGGAAGCACGAGTTCATCGTCTTTCCGGGAAGCGGCACGGTGAAGCTGCAGATCGAAAACCCCGATCCCCGCCTGAACGGGGAATCGATCGCCCAGGTCCTGCGCGCCGCGGGCGCGGAGATCCGCGAGTCGTGGTGCGGTCCCTGCTTCGGCCAGGGTCCCGACGCCCTGGAATCGGGGGAGCGCGCCATCACCTCGTTCAATCGGAACTGGCAGAACCGGATGGGCGTGGGCGGCGAGGGCTACCTCGCGAGCCCGGCCGTGGTCGCCTCCTCCGCGCTGGCCGGCTACATGGCGCCCCCGTCGGAGCTGGGGCTGGTGTGGGACCCGGAGGCGTTTACTTGA
- a CDS encoding S8 family serine peptidase, whose amino-acid sequence MRRAPRPFASAALFLTLALFASSATAAPRSVSPALAHIEPGTDLSDRFLTKGRNGETMIELIVEGDVPPGLLRARGIEVNTVAGRMMTARCPIGLLQALLAMPDVDRVSVAERCKPNLDRSAPDTHVNALRTITPPVITGQTGAGILVGDVDTGVDLGHPDFKHQDGTTRLLSVWDQTASTGTPPAGFTYGAEFTAAQINAGTATETDTDGHGTHVLGIAGGNGSGTGNGQPAFTYVGMAPEADLVMVKTTFATSSIIDGVNYVFQRAAALGKQAVVNLSLGTEDGPHDGTYGFDTMVNALTGPGRIVVASAGNTGEDDMHGRLDLNGTTPQSMTVTVPTYTKNAGTQNDYLLFSGWYAGADQVSLTIITPSGTTIGPIATGLSSTSNNTGDGYINAYNGTTAPANGDHEIYVEIFDAFANKAPKSGTWEFRLTPVALMTTGIADMYLYGDHLGNGASLARFVQGNTFGGVVGSPGSADSVITVAAHVTKECWTAVDGSRYCWNPTPTVNSIASFSSQGPRRDGALKPDLSAPGFGVVSTKSSLYNPATALIAQDGVHHIEAGTSMSSPHVTGSVAILLAQAAWAGQSPSAIKARLRSTAHADAFTGSVPNSVWGYGKLDIQAAAAPLFLATVTHPSKGAQIPPGKPDSITVVVGGASADSVEFDLSTDGGATYPVRLGTLYGVSPGPPRSLAYFVDGAYSTLQAKVRATAHAGATTYVASSDSLFLISAPAAVEVDASSPRPRFALAANTPNPFNPVTTIRFELAQGGRASLRVYSAQGRLVRTLVNERLDAGGYRIRWDGRDEAGRGVASGIYFYELNEGSRSLTRRMSLLK is encoded by the coding sequence ATGCGCCGTGCTCCCCGCCCCTTCGCGTCCGCCGCGCTCTTCCTGACACTCGCACTCTTCGCCTCTTCCGCAACCGCCGCTCCACGATCCGTCTCCCCCGCGCTCGCGCACATCGAGCCCGGGACCGATCTCTCCGACCGCTTCCTCACGAAGGGACGGAACGGCGAGACGATGATCGAGCTGATCGTGGAGGGGGACGTTCCGCCCGGACTCCTTCGGGCGCGCGGGATCGAGGTGAACACGGTCGCGGGACGGATGATGACGGCACGCTGTCCGATCGGGCTCCTCCAGGCCCTGCTGGCGATGCCGGACGTCGACCGCGTCAGCGTGGCCGAGCGCTGCAAGCCGAACCTGGACCGGAGCGCCCCCGACACGCACGTGAACGCGCTCCGCACCATCACGCCGCCCGTGATCACGGGACAGACCGGCGCGGGCATCCTGGTCGGCGACGTCGACACGGGCGTGGATCTCGGTCACCCGGACTTCAAGCACCAGGATGGGACGACGCGGCTGCTCTCGGTGTGGGACCAGACCGCGAGCACGGGCACGCCGCCGGCCGGATTCACGTACGGCGCGGAGTTCACGGCGGCCCAGATCAACGCGGGGACGGCGACCGAGACGGACACCGACGGGCATGGCACGCACGTGCTCGGGATCGCTGGCGGCAACGGGAGCGGCACCGGAAACGGCCAGCCGGCCTTCACGTACGTCGGCATGGCGCCCGAGGCCGATCTCGTCATGGTCAAGACCACCTTCGCGACCTCGTCGATCATCGACGGCGTGAACTACGTCTTCCAGCGCGCCGCGGCGCTCGGCAAGCAGGCGGTGGTGAACCTGAGCCTGGGCACCGAGGACGGTCCGCACGATGGCACCTACGGCTTCGACACGATGGTGAACGCGCTCACCGGCCCCGGAAGGATCGTCGTCGCTTCCGCCGGAAACACGGGCGAGGACGACATGCACGGGCGGCTGGACCTGAACGGCACGACGCCGCAGAGCATGACGGTGACGGTCCCCACCTACACCAAGAACGCGGGCACCCAGAACGACTACCTGCTCTTCTCGGGCTGGTACGCGGGCGCCGACCAGGTCTCGCTCACGATCATCACGCCCTCGGGCACGACCATCGGCCCGATCGCCACGGGGCTCTCGAGCACCTCCAACAACACGGGCGACGGCTACATCAACGCCTACAACGGGACGACGGCTCCCGCCAACGGCGACCACGAGATCTACGTCGAGATCTTCGACGCTTTCGCGAACAAGGCGCCGAAGAGCGGGACCTGGGAGTTCCGTCTCACACCCGTCGCGCTGATGACGACGGGCATCGCCGACATGTACCTGTACGGCGACCACCTCGGCAACGGCGCCTCGCTCGCGCGCTTCGTCCAGGGGAACACCTTCGGCGGCGTGGTGGGATCTCCCGGCTCGGCCGACTCGGTGATCACCGTCGCCGCCCACGTGACCAAGGAGTGCTGGACGGCTGTGGACGGAAGCCGCTACTGCTGGAACCCCACGCCCACCGTGAACTCCATCGCCTCCTTCTCCAGCCAGGGTCCGCGCCGCGACGGCGCGCTGAAGCCCGACCTGAGCGCGCCGGGCTTCGGCGTGGTGTCCACGAAGTCGAGCCTCTACAACCCGGCGACCGCGCTCATCGCGCAGGACGGCGTGCATCACATCGAGGCGGGCACGAGCATGTCCTCGCCGCACGTGACCGGCTCGGTCGCGATTCTCCTGGCGCAGGCGGCGTGGGCGGGACAATCCCCGTCGGCGATCAAGGCGCGCCTGCGCTCGACCGCGCACGCCGACGCCTTCACGGGATCGGTGCCGAACAGCGTGTGGGGCTACGGCAAGCTCGACATCCAGGCGGCGGCCGCGCCGCTCTTCCTGGCGACGGTGACGCATCCCTCGAAGGGCGCGCAGATCCCGCCGGGCAAGCCCGACTCCATAACCGTGGTGGTGGGCGGCGCATCCGCCGACTCCGTGGAATTCGACCTCTCCACCGACGGCGGCGCGACCTATCCCGTGCGGCTCGGCACCCTCTACGGGGTGAGCCCCGGCCCGCCGCGATCGCTCGCGTACTTCGTCGACGGCGCCTACTCGACCCTCCAGGCCAAGGTGCGGGCGACCGCGCACGCGGGGGCCACGACCTACGTCGCCTCCTCCGACAGTCTCTTCCTGATCTCGGCTCCGGCCGCGGTCGAGGTGGACGCGTCCTCGCCACGCCCGCGCTTTGCGCTCGCCGCGAACACGCCCAACCCCTTCAACCCGGTCACGACGATCCGCTTCGAGCTGGCCCAGGGCGGCCGCGCTTCCCTGCGCGTCTACTCGGCGCAGGGGCGCCTGGTGCGCACGCTGGTCAACGAGCGGCTCGATGCCGGCGGGTATCGCATCCGGTGGGACGGCCGCGATGAGGCCGGCCGCGGGGTGGCTTCGGGAATCTACTTCTACGAGCTGAACGAAGGGTCCCGCTCGCTGACGCGGAGAATGAGCCTGCTCAAGTAA
- the mutY gene encoding A/G-specific adenine glycosylase, translating to MKRPPVVVKRPAASSAASAELRALRAAVLRWYRRNRRDLPWRRTRDPYAIWVSEIMLQQTRVETVIPYYERFLTRFPTVRALARAREEDVLAAWSGLGYYRRARGLHAAAAVMVREHGGRVPDDQESLRALPGVGAYTAAAIASVAHGMSAAAVDGNVIRVLARIAGLRGRRDDPVLRREVEGLATRLAEGVSPGDWTQALMELGALVCAPRAPRCDACPAAAPCLARRSGDAAAYPEPAKTASSLPTRRVVMLLARRGAKILLVNGEAGGSRGASDAKGWSLPMADTAAKAREGTAGTTPQGTEGAARAAAVRLSRTWTKGAPVTGPTRRFRHRTYAEDLHFEVWESLDPPSKGSAAAEARWVDPARLDELPLRGPTLKAVKGLRRRPERA from the coding sequence GTGAAGCGCCCTCCCGTTGTCGTGAAGCGCCCTGCCGCGTCCAGCGCGGCCTCTGCCGAGCTGCGAGCGCTTCGCGCCGCCGTGCTCCGATGGTACCGGCGGAACCGCCGCGACCTTCCGTGGCGAAGGACGCGCGATCCCTACGCGATCTGGGTGAGCGAGATCATGCTCCAGCAGACTCGCGTGGAGACCGTGATCCCCTATTACGAGCGCTTCCTGACGCGCTTCCCCACGGTGCGGGCCCTCGCGCGAGCGCGCGAGGAGGACGTGCTCGCGGCGTGGTCGGGGCTGGGCTACTACCGGCGCGCGCGGGGCCTCCATGCCGCGGCCGCCGTGATGGTGCGCGAGCACGGCGGCCGCGTTCCCGACGACCAGGAATCGCTTCGCGCGCTGCCGGGAGTCGGCGCCTACACGGCAGCCGCCATCGCGAGCGTGGCCCACGGCATGTCGGCAGCGGCGGTCGACGGAAACGTGATCCGCGTGCTCGCCCGGATCGCGGGGCTTCGGGGCCGCCGCGACGATCCCGTCCTGCGGCGCGAGGTCGAGGGCTTGGCGACGCGCCTGGCCGAGGGCGTAAGCCCGGGAGACTGGACGCAGGCGCTCATGGAGCTGGGGGCGCTGGTCTGCGCCCCGCGCGCCCCGCGCTGCGATGCGTGTCCCGCCGCGGCCCCGTGCCTGGCGCGCCGGAGCGGCGATGCCGCGGCCTACCCCGAGCCCGCGAAGACGGCCTCGAGCCTTCCCACGCGGCGCGTCGTGATGCTCCTCGCGCGGCGCGGAGCGAAGATCCTCTTGGTGAACGGCGAAGCCGGCGGCTCACGGGGCGCTTCCGACGCCAAGGGTTGGAGCCTCCCGATGGCGGACACCGCGGCGAAGGCGCGAGAGGGGACCGCAGGCACCACCCCGCAGGGGACGGAAGGCGCGGCGCGCGCCGCGGCGGTTCGACTCTCGCGCACCTGGACGAAGGGGGCGCCGGTGACGGGACCGACGCGACGCTTCCGGCACCGCACCTACGCCGAAGACCTCCACTTCGAGGTGTGGGAATCGCTCGATCCGCCCTCGAAAGGAAGTGCGGCCGCAGAGGCGCGCTGGGTCGACCCCGCGCGCCTGGACGAGCTACCGCTGCGCGGACCTACCCTCAAGGCGGTCAAGGGGTTACGTCGCCGCCCTGAACGCGCCTGA
- the hpnE gene encoding hydroxysqualene dehydroxylase HpnE — MARPDVVVVGAGFAGVAAATALAERGARVLVLETRQRPGGRAYSWTDPTTGELRDNGQHVLASFYDETWKLLRRIGTERELEADPAFRLRYWERGRGEYEIRCPRLPAPFHWIAAIASCPRLSPAARLAAASLRPKAEALSRRDADRRTVAQWLREEIREPDLETILSPLALAALNESPEEGSAALFARALDRLLAAPAAASGLALARRGLGDLLAGFEKYVARPGGAVRYRATALGVRVEGGRAAGVSLLGGERIEAGAVILAVPHERVTWLLRPELAEPYRAIAAVPWSPIVSTVHVYDRPVLPARFLGLIGTKTQWAFDRGAAGAGVGAGFAVGTVRSAAFADAGRAPEAIAAETTAELAEAFGAARCARLIGARVYKERRATMRATPEADALRPATHTRVEGLFLAGDWTDTGLPPTIESAALSGHRAAEALS, encoded by the coding sequence GTGGCGCGCCCCGACGTCGTGGTCGTGGGCGCAGGCTTTGCCGGCGTGGCGGCCGCGACCGCCCTGGCCGAGCGGGGGGCCCGCGTCCTCGTCTTGGAAACCCGGCAGCGCCCGGGCGGCCGCGCCTACTCCTGGACCGATCCCACCACGGGCGAGCTCCGCGACAACGGCCAGCACGTGCTCGCCTCCTTCTACGACGAGACCTGGAAGCTCCTGCGACGCATCGGCACCGAGCGCGAGCTGGAGGCCGACCCCGCGTTCCGCCTCCGGTACTGGGAGCGCGGCCGCGGCGAGTACGAGATCCGCTGCCCGCGCCTCCCCGCGCCGTTCCACTGGATCGCCGCGATCGCCTCCTGCCCGCGCCTCTCGCCGGCCGCGCGGCTGGCGGCGGCGTCCCTGCGTCCCAAGGCCGAAGCCCTCTCCCGGAGGGACGCCGACCGCCGCACGGTCGCGCAGTGGCTCCGCGAGGAGATCCGGGAGCCCGACCTCGAGACGATCCTGAGTCCGCTGGCCCTGGCGGCGCTGAACGAATCTCCGGAGGAGGGATCGGCCGCGCTCTTCGCGCGGGCGTTGGACCGGCTCCTCGCCGCGCCCGCGGCGGCGAGCGGGCTCGCGCTCGCGCGGCGCGGCCTGGGCGATCTGCTCGCCGGATTCGAGAAGTACGTGGCGCGCCCGGGCGGTGCGGTGCGCTACCGCGCCACCGCACTCGGCGTTCGCGTCGAGGGCGGCCGCGCGGCGGGCGTCTCGCTCCTGGGCGGCGAGCGGATCGAGGCGGGAGCGGTGATCCTGGCCGTGCCGCACGAGCGGGTGACCTGGCTGTTGCGCCCCGAGCTGGCCGAGCCCTATCGCGCGATCGCCGCGGTTCCCTGGTCTCCGATCGTCTCCACCGTGCACGTGTACGATCGCCCGGTGCTCCCCGCGCGCTTTCTCGGCCTGATCGGAACGAAGACGCAGTGGGCGTTCGACCGCGGCGCCGCGGGGGCCGGGGTGGGAGCCGGCTTCGCGGTGGGCACGGTGCGGAGCGCCGCCTTCGCCGACGCGGGGCGCGCGCCCGAGGCGATCGCCGCGGAGACCACGGCCGAGCTGGCGGAGGCCTTCGGCGCCGCCCGCTGCGCGCGGCTCATCGGCGCCCGCGTCTACAAGGAGCGGCGCGCCACGATGCGTGCCACGCCCGAGGCGGACGCGCTTCGCCCCGCGACCCACACGCGCGTGGAGGGACTCTTCCTCGCGGGGGACTGGACCGACACCGGCCTCCCGCCCACCATCGAGAGCGCGGCGCTGAGCGGACACCGTGCGGCGGAGGCGTTGTCGTGA
- the hpnD gene encoding presqualene diphosphate synthase HpnD: protein MRRRSNFGVAFAILPRPQREAIRAVHAWSRALDDGVDEDSDTDRARARLERFRRELVLLYEGVPEEPLTAALRPHVERFHIPRFYFDELINGVEMDLSHRRYGTFAELHRYCYRVASIVGLICLRIFGEAEERGRRYAENLGLALQLTNILRDVGSDLSRGRVYLPTDELARFGVSEEALRLCRRDRAFLDLMRFQAERARSFFEAAEREVSALDRRRLLAAEIMAGVYRRLLERIEASGFDVLSREVRVSKLERVWIAASTALAVRSPR from the coding sequence ATGCGCCGCCGCAGCAACTTCGGCGTCGCCTTCGCCATCCTGCCGCGCCCGCAGCGCGAGGCGATCCGCGCGGTGCACGCCTGGAGCCGCGCGCTCGACGACGGCGTGGACGAGGATTCGGATACCGACCGCGCGCGGGCGCGCCTGGAGCGCTTCCGCCGCGAGCTGGTACTTCTCTACGAAGGGGTGCCCGAGGAGCCGCTCACGGCGGCGCTCCGCCCCCACGTCGAGCGGTTCCACATCCCCCGCTTCTACTTCGACGAGCTGATCAACGGCGTGGAGATGGATCTCTCCCATCGCCGCTACGGCACCTTCGCGGAGCTGCATCGCTACTGCTACCGGGTCGCTTCCATCGTGGGACTCATCTGCCTCCGCATCTTCGGCGAGGCGGAGGAGCGCGGGCGGCGCTACGCCGAGAACCTGGGGCTCGCGCTCCAGCTGACGAACATCCTCCGCGACGTGGGAAGCGATCTCTCGCGCGGCCGCGTCTATCTTCCGACGGACGAGCTGGCGCGCTTCGGCGTGAGCGAGGAGGCGCTCCGGCTGTGCCGGCGCGACCGGGCGTTCCTGGACCTGATGCGCTTCCAGGCCGAGCGGGCCCGCTCCTTCTTCGAGGCCGCCGAGCGCGAGGTGTCGGCCCTCGACCGGCGGCGGCTCCTGGCCGCGGAGATCATGGCGGGCGTCTATCGCCGCCTCCTGGAACGGATCGAGGCCTCCGGCTTCGACGTGCTGTCGCGCGAGGTCCGCGTTTCGAAGCTGGAGCGCGTCTGGATCGCGGCGAGCACGGCGCTGGCCGTGCGCAGCCCGCGCTGA
- the hpnC gene encoding squalene synthase HpnC has product MLEPPPPLERIDTDAPGGRPTDPTPLHLAYQACEAIARRHYENFPVASWFLSHDRRQALAAIYAFARIADDVADAERPTADRLERLDQIEADLHRAIEGYPPDPILLALADALDRHQLPAEPLFDLLEAFRADARDAVFPTWDDLLGYCRGSANTIGRMVLALYGVEDAPALAESDALCTALQLTNFWQDLGTDLARGRLFLPLEDLARFGVARERLGDPSQAEPVTRLIEHECRATEELFERGRGIVRRVPFGLSIQLRATVAGGSTVLRAVLRRGQDVIHDRPHLGGLARARIAAAACLGIGG; this is encoded by the coding sequence ATGCTGGAACCTCCCCCGCCGCTCGAGCGCATCGACACGGACGCGCCGGGCGGACGGCCAACCGATCCCACGCCGCTCCATCTCGCGTACCAGGCCTGCGAGGCCATCGCGCGGCGGCACTACGAGAATTTCCCGGTCGCTTCCTGGTTCCTGTCGCACGACCGCCGCCAGGCGCTGGCCGCGATCTACGCCTTCGCGCGGATCGCCGACGACGTCGCGGACGCCGAGCGTCCCACGGCGGACCGGCTGGAGCGCCTGGACCAGATCGAGGCGGATCTCCACCGAGCCATCGAGGGATACCCTCCCGATCCGATCCTCCTCGCGCTGGCCGACGCGCTCGACCGCCACCAGCTTCCCGCCGAGCCGCTGTTCGACCTGCTCGAGGCCTTTCGCGCCGACGCGCGCGACGCGGTGTTTCCGACCTGGGACGACCTGCTCGGCTACTGCCGCGGCTCAGCGAACACGATCGGGCGGATGGTTCTCGCGCTCTACGGCGTCGAAGACGCGCCCGCGCTCGCCGAGTCGGACGCCCTCTGCACCGCGCTCCAGCTCACGAACTTCTGGCAGGATCTCGGGACCGATCTCGCCCGGGGCCGTCTCTTCCTTCCGCTCGAGGATCTCGCCCGCTTCGGCGTGGCCCGCGAGCGGCTGGGGGATCCCTCGCAAGCCGAGCCGGTCACCCGGCTGATCGAGCACGAGTGCCGCGCCACCGAAGAGCTGTTCGAGCGCGGCCGCGGCATCGTGCGGCGGGTGCCGTTCGGGCTTTCGATCCAGCTCCGCGCGACCGTCGCGGGGGGAAGCACCGTGCTGCGCGCCGTGCTCCGGCGCGGGCAGGACGTGATCCACGACCGCCCGCACCTGGGCGGGCTGGCGCGCGCGCGCATCGCGGCGGCGGCATGCCTCGGGATCGGCGGCTGA
- a CDS encoding outer membrane beta-barrel protein, with amino-acid sequence MRRILLYLLLAAAVLAVAAPAQAQHRRYRDYDRPRSSSVEGQTIATIHLGLSSPTGDFDTFFNSGLGFGGSIAYGVSRSVLLSFELSHHDFGGELPRDDASVTPMTFNAAYVFPTGGSVVPWAGGGIGAYGHHERIEDGISPGVDFDDSETAFGYNLGAGIGGPIARRTLLGGGFRFHHVDGDRLLEANFWTFQVGLGFML; translated from the coding sequence ATGAGACGCATCCTCTTGTATCTACTTCTCGCCGCCGCCGTTCTCGCGGTCGCGGCTCCCGCGCAGGCCCAGCACCGGCGCTATCGCGATTACGATCGGCCCCGCTCCAGCTCCGTGGAAGGGCAGACGATCGCCACCATCCACCTCGGCCTCTCCTCGCCCACGGGCGACTTCGACACCTTCTTCAACTCCGGGCTCGGCTTCGGCGGCTCGATCGCCTACGGCGTGAGCCGGAGCGTGCTCCTCTCCTTCGAGCTCTCGCACCACGACTTCGGCGGCGAGCTGCCGCGCGACGACGCCTCCGTGACGCCGATGACGTTCAACGCGGCGTACGTGTTCCCGACGGGGGGCAGCGTGGTCCCGTGGGCCGGTGGGGGGATCGGCGCCTACGGCCACCACGAGCGGATCGAGGACGGCATCTCCCCCGGCGTCGACTTCGACGACTCGGAGACCGCCTTCGGATACAACCTGGGCGCCGGGATCGGCGGCCCGATCGCGCGGCGCACGCTGCTGGGCGGCGGCTTCCGCTTCCACCACGTGGACGGCGACCGCCTGCTCGAGGCGAACTTCTGGACGTTCCAGGTGGGCCTGGGATTCATGCTGTAG
- a CDS encoding VWA domain-containing protein → MDFRYARWDERLMQNLAFLKNLLSLYHRLLLMTDGNVDEALRALEELGERFGFFNQKFSIEDFKKQLKEQEAIQEVDGKNVLTKKGERMIRKDSLDRIFASLAKDSAGEHRVPRTGSGGEKITETRPYAFGDAVSDIDFLSSVRNSMRRQRGSYPDEGLRLTEDDLEVYETEHLSSCATVLLIDVSHSMILYGEDRITPAKQAALALAELITTQYPKDSLSVVLFGDDAWEVKLRDIPYVSVGPYHTNTKAGLQLAQQILSRQKHVNKQIFMITDGKPSAIFENGRFYKNAFGLDPKIVNKTLDEAVQCRRKRIPITTFMVTQDPYLVRFVERFTQLNKGRAYFSDLEDLGSYLFVDFAQNRKRRVR, encoded by the coding sequence ATGGACTTCCGCTACGCGCGCTGGGACGAGAGGCTGATGCAGAACCTCGCGTTCCTGAAGAATCTCCTCTCGCTCTACCACCGCCTTCTCCTCATGACCGACGGCAACGTGGACGAGGCGCTGCGCGCCCTGGAGGAGCTGGGAGAGCGCTTCGGCTTCTTCAACCAGAAGTTCTCGATCGAGGACTTCAAGAAACAGCTGAAAGAGCAGGAGGCGATCCAGGAGGTGGACGGGAAGAACGTCCTCACGAAGAAGGGCGAGCGGATGATCCGGAAGGACTCCCTCGACCGGATCTTCGCCTCGCTCGCGAAGGATTCCGCCGGCGAGCACCGCGTGCCCCGCACCGGTTCGGGCGGCGAGAAGATCACCGAGACGCGCCCCTACGCGTTCGGCGACGCGGTCTCCGACATCGACTTCCTCTCCAGCGTGCGGAACTCGATGCGCCGCCAGCGCGGCAGCTACCCCGACGAGGGGCTCCGGCTCACCGAGGACGACCTCGAGGTCTACGAAACGGAGCACCTCTCCAGCTGCGCCACGGTGCTCCTGATCGACGTGAGCCACTCGATGATCCTCTACGGCGAGGACCGGATCACCCCGGCGAAGCAGGCGGCCCTGGCGCTGGCCGAGCTGATCACGACGCAGTACCCCAAGGACTCGCTCTCGGTGGTGCTCTTCGGCGACGACGCGTGGGAGGTGAAGCTGCGGGACATTCCCTACGTCTCGGTGGGGCCGTACCACACGAACACGAAAGCGGGGCTCCAGCTGGCGCAGCAGATCCTGTCGCGGCAGAAGCACGTGAACAAGCAGATCTTCATGATCACCGACGGCAAGCCGTCGGCCATCTTCGAGAATGGGCGCTTCTACAAGAACGCCTTCGGCCTCGACCCCAAGATCGTGAACAAGACCCTGGACGAGGCGGTGCAGTGCCGAAGAAAACGGATCCCGATCACCACCTTCATGGTGACGCAGGATCCGTATCTCGTCCGGTTCGTCGAGCGCTTCACGCAGCTCAACAAGGGCCGCGCCTACTTCTCCGACCTGGAAGACCTCGGCAGCTACCTCTTCGTGGACTTCGCGCAGAATCGGAAGCGCCGGGTGCGGTAG